A single window of Arcobacter venerupis DNA harbors:
- a CDS encoding FadR/GntR family transcriptional regulator → MEINKPIKVSLPKQISIEIEKAIKKGTFKIGEKIPSEPDLVKAFEVSRNTIREAVQSLIQAGVLESRQGDGTYVLATSRFEANILNRLSNSKISEVDEVRFYLEREIVKLAALRRTQSDLIEIKKTLENKSLTNGSFKENSEADIEFHLSIAKASHNSIFYDLYKSISSYICTSIEEKLQLTQMEEELIFQLHKDLYEAISSQDSKKAEEVINKIFEI, encoded by the coding sequence ATGGAAATTAATAAACCAATAAAAGTATCACTACCAAAACAAATATCAATTGAAATAGAAAAAGCTATTAAAAAAGGCACTTTTAAAATAGGAGAAAAAATTCCCTCAGAGCCTGATTTAGTTAAGGCCTTTGAAGTTAGCAGAAACACAATTCGTGAAGCAGTTCAATCTTTAATTCAAGCAGGAGTTTTAGAATCACGACAAGGTGATGGAACTTACGTTTTAGCAACTAGCAGATTTGAAGCAAATATTTTAAATCGTTTAAGTAATTCAAAAATTTCAGAAGTAGATGAAGTAAGATTTTATTTAGAGAGAGAAATTGTTAAATTAGCAGCTTTAAGAAGAACTCAAAGTGATTTAATAGAGATTAAAAAAACACTAGAAAATAAGAGTTTAACAAATGGTTCTTTCAAAGAAAATAGTGAAGCTGATATTGAGTTTCACTTAAGTATTGCAAAAGCTTCTCATAATTCTATTTTTTATGATTTGTATAAATCTATATCTTCATATATTTGTACTTCAATTGAAGAAAAATTGCAGTTAACTCAAATGGAAGAAGAGTTAATCTTCCAATTACATAAAGACCTTTATGAAGCTATTTCTTCACAAGATAGTAAAAAAGCAGAAGAAGTAATAAATAAAATTTTTGAAATTTAA
- a CDS encoding L-lactate MFS transporter yields the protein MVEKNRWLMALSAVGVHICIGSVYAWSVYVKPIQAQMNWDLTDVTIAFSVAIFFLGLSAALMGKFVEKNGPRVSAIIAASLFGLGTMGSGLAIMMESKLLLYFFYGVLGGCGLGIGYISPVSTLVKWFPDKRGMATGLAIMGFGFASAVWGPTIKILIEAVGISGTFFILGATYFVIMFASALYLEKPHDEYLPKRFEQKIKEGKKKIKEDLAFIGLNEAVKTPRFYGLWIMLFINITCGIAIIGVASPLLQEVLGMTAIAAAAAVGLMGIFNGAGRLIWASLSDYLTRPIVYVIFFATQIVAFYMLPSIKEIVVFQVVLYFIMTCYGGGFASIPAYIGDIFGTKELGAIHGYILTAWAAAGLVGPLIISMVKDATGSYSQTLYVFAGFFILAFIVSIAMIINIKSIQKKKLKHHNH from the coding sequence ATGGTAGAAAAAAATCGTTGGCTAATGGCTTTAAGTGCTGTTGGTGTTCATATATGTATTGGTTCTGTTTATGCTTGGAGTGTTTATGTAAAACCTATCCAAGCTCAAATGAACTGGGATTTAACAGATGTTACTATTGCTTTTAGTGTTGCCATTTTCTTTTTGGGACTATCAGCTGCGTTAATGGGAAAATTTGTTGAAAAAAATGGTCCAAGAGTTTCTGCAATAATTGCAGCTTCACTTTTTGGTCTTGGAACTATGGGTTCAGGACTAGCAATAATGATGGAATCAAAACTGTTGTTATACTTTTTCTATGGAGTTTTAGGTGGTTGTGGTTTGGGAATTGGATATATTTCGCCAGTTTCAACACTTGTAAAATGGTTTCCTGATAAAAGAGGAATGGCAACAGGACTTGCAATCATGGGATTTGGTTTTGCTTCTGCTGTTTGGGGACCAACGATTAAGATTTTGATTGAAGCTGTTGGAATTTCTGGAACATTTTTTATTCTGGGAGCAACTTATTTTGTGATAATGTTTGCTTCTGCTTTATATCTTGAAAAACCACATGATGAGTATTTACCAAAAAGATTTGAGCAAAAAATCAAAGAGGGTAAAAAGAAAATTAAAGAAGATTTAGCTTTCATTGGTTTAAATGAAGCTGTTAAAACTCCTAGATTTTATGGTCTTTGGATAATGTTATTTATAAATATCACTTGTGGTATTGCAATTATTGGAGTTGCTTCTCCACTTTTACAAGAGGTTTTAGGAATGACTGCAATCGCTGCAGCTGCAGCCGTTGGTTTAATGGGAATTTTTAATGGAGCAGGGCGACTTATTTGGGCATCATTAAGTGATTATTTAACAAGACCAATTGTATATGTAATATTTTTTGCAACTCAAATTGTGGCATTTTATATGTTGCCATCAATTAAAGAGATAGTTGTATTTCAAGTAGTTTTATACTTTATTATGACTTGTTATGGTGGAGGATTTGCTTCAATTCCTGCCTATATCGGAGATATTTTTGGAACAAAAGAACTTGGTGCAATTCATGGATATATTTTAACAGCATGGGCAGCAGCTGGGCTTGTTGGACCACTAATTATCTCAATGGTAAAAGATGCAACTGGTTCATACTCTCAAACACTTTACGTATTTGCAGGATTCTTTATCCTTGCATTTATAGTTTCAATTGCTATGATTATAAACATCAAATCAATTCAAAAGAAAAAATTAAAACATCATAATCACTAA
- the sstT gene encoding serine/threonine transporter SstT yields the protein MERKNGIIERYVNGNLVLQILVGIVLGVVVAMISKDLAMSFSILGTLFVKALKAIAPILVFILVASAIIKKEVGVKTGMKPILTLYFIGTFLSALTAVVVSFLFPINLVLLEGTTESLTHPTNIIEVLKTVLFNIVDNPINALQSGNFIGILAWAIAIGFAMHYSSNETKKVFEDVSIGITKIVGFIIKLAPFGIFGLVADTFAQTGFTSLLSYSKLLLVLVGTMLFVAFVINPIIVYLKTKSNPFPLIFTCIKESGITAFFTRSSAANIPVNLSLCKKLNLNEDTYSISIPLGATINMAGAAVTITVLTLATVHTLGISIDIGTALLLSIIASIAACGVSGVAGGSLLLIPLACSLFGISNDVALQVVAIGFVISVLQDSMETALNSSTDVIFTAACHKKDSDI from the coding sequence ATGGAACGTAAAAATGGGATTATCGAAAGATATGTAAATGGTAATTTAGTATTACAAATATTGGTTGGTATAGTATTGGGTGTTGTTGTTGCCATGATTTCAAAAGATTTAGCTATGTCTTTTTCAATTTTAGGAACACTTTTTGTAAAAGCATTAAAGGCTATTGCTCCAATTTTGGTTTTTATTTTAGTTGCTTCTGCAATTATTAAAAAAGAAGTTGGTGTAAAAACTGGTATGAAACCAATTTTAACTTTGTATTTTATTGGAACATTTTTATCTGCATTAACTGCTGTTGTTGTAAGTTTCTTATTTCCTATTAATCTTGTATTATTAGAAGGGACTACTGAGTCATTAACTCATCCAACAAATATTATAGAAGTATTAAAAACAGTTTTATTTAATATTGTTGATAATCCAATAAATGCACTTCAAAGTGGAAATTTTATAGGTATATTAGCATGGGCAATTGCAATTGGTTTTGCAATGCATTATAGTTCAAATGAAACAAAAAAAGTATTTGAAGATGTATCAATAGGTATTACAAAAATTGTTGGTTTCATAATAAAACTTGCTCCTTTTGGTATCTTTGGACTTGTTGCTGATACCTTTGCCCAAACAGGTTTTACTTCACTTTTAAGTTATTCTAAATTGTTACTAGTATTAGTTGGAACAATGCTATTTGTAGCTTTTGTTATTAATCCAATTATTGTATATTTAAAAACAAAATCAAACCCATTTCCTTTGATTTTTACTTGTATTAAAGAAAGTGGAATCACAGCTTTTTTCACTAGAAGTAGTGCTGCAAATATCCCTGTAAATTTAAGTTTATGTAAAAAACTCAACTTAAATGAAGATACATATTCTATTTCTATTCCATTGGGTGCAACAATAAATATGGCTGGAGCAGCTGTTACAATTACTGTATTAACTTTGGCTACTGTACATACTTTAGGAATTAGTATTGATATTGGAACGGCACTTTTATTAAGTATTATCGCTTCTATTGCTGCTTGTGGAGTTTCAGGAGTTGCTGGTGGTTCTTTACTTTTAATTCCTCTTGCTTGTTCTTTATTTGGTATCTCAAATGATGTTGCCCTTCAAGTTGTGGCAATAGGATTTGTAATTAGTGTTCTTCAAGATTCTATGGAAACAGCACTTAATTCTTCAACTGATGTAATTTTTACAGCTGCTTGTCATAAAAAAGATTCAGATATTTGA
- a CDS encoding class I SAM-dependent methyltransferase yields MNIEKLKEIILKNLENKSVDFKRVFHGRGNFYDDFNYLVVDSINDILMATFFEEVDVDTQKEITKILDEVYATKGFKTFIIQRRYKKDNLYEILRGKIPENPIAYENGLKYALNFSNQNIGIFPDMKNGRSFIKEISKDKNVLNLFSYTCAFSVSAISGGALKVVNVDMAKNALTTGRINHHLNNLDTKKVKFLPYDILKSWNRIKKEGPYEIIVIDPPSFQKGSFEASKDYEKIIRRLNELAAPDCTILSCLNAPELDSDFIKNKFSEFAPSFKFVKRLENVEEFVAIDEEKSLKNLVFKMKLIDN; encoded by the coding sequence ATAAATATAGAAAAATTAAAAGAGATAATTCTTAAAAATCTTGAAAATAAAAGTGTAGATTTTAAGAGAGTTTTTCACGGTCGTGGGAACTTTTATGATGATTTTAATTACTTAGTGGTTGATAGTATAAATGATATTTTAATGGCTACTTTTTTTGAAGAAGTTGATGTTGATACTCAAAAAGAGATAACAAAAATACTTGATGAGGTTTATGCAACAAAAGGTTTTAAAACTTTTATAATTCAAAGAAGATATAAAAAAGATAATCTTTATGAAATTCTAAGGGGAAAAATCCCTGAAAATCCCATTGCCTATGAAAATGGTTTAAAATATGCGCTGAATTTTTCAAATCAAAATATAGGAATTTTTCCAGATATGAAAAATGGAAGAAGTTTTATAAAAGAGATTTCAAAAGATAAAAATGTGTTAAATCTTTTCTCTTATACTTGCGCTTTTTCAGTAAGTGCTATAAGTGGTGGAGCTTTAAAAGTTGTAAATGTTGATATGGCTAAAAATGCACTAACAACGGGAAGAATAAATCATCATCTAAATAATTTAGACACAAAAAAAGTAAAATTTTTACCCTATGATATTTTAAAATCATGGAATAGAATCAAAAAAGAAGGGCCTTATGAGATTATCGTAATTGATCCACCATCTTTTCAAAAGGGAAGTTTTGAAGCTAGCAAAGATTATGAAAAAATAATCAGAAGATTAAACGAATTAGCAGCTCCAGACTGTACAATTTTATCGTGTTTAAATGCTCCTGAACTTGATTCTGATTTTATAAAAAATAAATTCTCAGAGTTTGCACCATCTTTTAAATTTGTAAAAAGACTTGAAAATGTAGAAGAATTTGTAGCAATAGATGAAGAAAAAAGCTTGAAAAATTTAGTGTTTAAAATGAAATTAATAGATAATTAA
- a CDS encoding GreA/GreB family elongation factor produces the protein MQKDLITKHGFEKIVKEFKGLLKEKTYWVKEKEIAAQLGDRSENAEYISAKEQIRNTDKRLGFLDRIINNSEVIDISLIPHTRVNFGSVVVVENLNTQKEKTFIILGTHETNPNENKISNKSPVGRALLNKTLNEEFEFSINDNFFEYKIISIKEYKFE, from the coding sequence ATGCAAAAAGATTTAATTACAAAACATGGTTTCGAAAAAATAGTAAAAGAGTTCAAAGGTTTACTCAAAGAGAAAACCTATTGGGTGAAAGAGAAAGAAATCGCCGCTCAACTTGGCGATAGAAGTGAAAATGCTGAATATATATCTGCAAAAGAACAGATACGAAATACCGATAAAAGACTTGGTTTTTTAGATAGGATTATAAATAATAGTGAAGTTATTGATATATCTTTGATTCCACATACAAGAGTGAATTTTGGATCAGTTGTTGTGGTTGAAAATTTGAATACTCAAAAAGAGAAAACTTTTATAATTCTAGGAACACACGAAACAAATCCAAATGAAAATAAAATATCAAATAAATCTCCAGTTGGTAGAGCTTTGTTAAATAAAACTTTAAATGAAGAGTTTGAATTTTCTATAAATGATAACTTCTTCGAATACAAAATAATTTCAATAAAAGAGTATAAGTTTGAATAG
- a CDS encoding ArsC/Spx/MgsR family protein, with amino-acid sequence MSNFTFYNFTFYEKTGCSGNAKQKELLKSHNISFSVKSLLDTSWSKETLSEFFKGLDVIDIFNPFAPQIRDKEIDINTLSKDEAITLMIKNPILIKRPLLDINGVKVCGFDIEKINELLNTNIDTNKKLNTCSSSDSCTNV; translated from the coding sequence ATGAGCAATTTCACATTCTATAATTTTACGTTTTACGAAAAAACTGGTTGTAGCGGTAATGCTAAACAAAAAGAGTTATTAAAAAGTCATAACATATCTTTTAGTGTAAAAAGTCTGCTTGATACTTCATGGTCAAAAGAGACTCTAAGTGAGTTTTTCAAAGGTTTAGATGTAATTGATATATTTAATCCATTTGCTCCACAAATAAGAGATAAAGAGATAGATATAAACACTTTGTCAAAAGATGAAGCTATAACTCTTATGATAAAAAATCCAATTTTAATAAAAAGACCATTGTTAGATATAAATGGAGTTAAAGTTTGTGGATTTGATATTGAAAAAATAAACGAGTTATTAAATACAAATATAGATACAAACAAAAAACTAAATACCTGTTCAAGTAGTGACTCATGCACAAATGTTTAA
- a CDS encoding ATP-binding protein produces the protein MKIKKVELKYFKFHQDLTINFNGKNVLIYGENGTGKSSIYEALYSNFYHQKRLDKGIDIQETYRNRNFITNDLEINIDFDNEKFLNRNSQELSPFDILNVENLSGKTPLSKYMLIEPSIYFANEKILNRIVKENFYIALNETLFEHFPQMKSKYTSENENHHFKRYSQFNNLEILKKKIIEKSGDDAHKIRDEFEKIIKSENELLQFVFDTEFPTNEINKIINGYFSENLKISFEITPAQSGNSEVLEFYPPIIKIKIDDINCNGKLSQHYNEAKLKLIGVAIYFALAKKYEDKSDNFKLLVLDDFLTSLDMSNRKLIMKYILEEFKDYQKLILTHNLQFFNMTRKMINLDNEEKEQWEVKKLFVYNNQAFLYDKDVSYLKDANDSLKRGDEHSAGNFIRKEFERIVTEFEQLLELGRVEDLQNMIDALKSTDKHYIYSHKLINSFYKKIEEILDNNQSDEIKLNRIKSAFKPLNQTEISFIDKIENEDGTISKDNIQSIIKRGEFYKNFILNSTSHDDSNAEIYKAECENAIKILKYINLIINNLKGTKYE, from the coding sequence ATGAAAATTAAAAAAGTAGAACTTAAGTATTTTAAATTTCATCAAGATTTAACTATCAATTTTAATGGTAAAAATGTTCTTATTTATGGAGAAAATGGAACAGGTAAAAGTTCTATTTATGAAGCTCTATATTCAAATTTTTATCATCAAAAAAGGTTAGATAAGGGTATAGATATACAAGAAACTTATCGTAATAGAAATTTTATTACAAATGATTTAGAAATAAATATAGATTTTGATAATGAAAAATTTTTGAATCGAAATTCTCAAGAATTATCACCTTTTGATATTCTAAATGTTGAAAATTTATCTGGAAAAACACCTTTATCAAAATATATGCTTATTGAGCCAAGTATATATTTCGCAAATGAAAAGATTTTAAATCGTATAGTAAAAGAAAATTTTTATATTGCATTAAATGAGACATTATTTGAACATTTTCCACAAATGAAAAGCAAATACACAAGTGAAAATGAAAATCATCATTTTAAGCGTTATAGCCAATTTAACAATCTCGAAATATTAAAGAAAAAGATAATTGAAAAAAGTGGTGATGATGCCCATAAAATTAGGGATGAATTTGAAAAAATAATCAAGTCAGAGAATGAATTATTACAATTTGTATTTGATACGGAGTTTCCAACCAATGAAATCAATAAAATAATAAATGGGTATTTTAGTGAGAATTTAAAAATTTCATTTGAAATTACTCCTGCCCAATCTGGAAATAGTGAAGTTTTAGAATTTTATCCACCAATTATAAAAATAAAAATTGATGATATAAATTGTAATGGAAAACTTTCTCAACATTATAATGAAGCAAAATTAAAGCTCATTGGTGTAGCTATTTATTTTGCTCTTGCTAAAAAATATGAAGATAAAAGTGATAATTTTAAACTTTTGGTTTTAGATGATTTTTTGACATCTTTGGATATGTCAAATCGAAAGTTGATTATGAAATACATTTTAGAAGAGTTTAAAGATTATCAAAAACTGATTTTGACCCATAATTTACAATTCTTTAATATGACTAGGAAGATGATTAATTTAGATAATGAAGAGAAAGAACAATGGGAAGTAAAAAAACTTTTTGTATATAATAATCAAGCTTTTTTATATGATAAAGATGTTAGTTATCTAAAAGATGCAAATGATAGTTTGAAGAGAGGAGATGAACATTCTGCAGGTAATTTTATAAGAAAAGAATTTGAAAGAATTGTTACTGAATTTGAGCAACTTTTAGAATTAGGAAGAGTAGAAGATTTACAAAATATGATTGATGCTTTAAAATCTACAGATAAACATTATATTTATTCGCACAAATTAATAAATTCATTTTATAAGAAGATAGAAGAAATTTTAGATAATAATCAATCTGATGAAATTAAATTAAATAGAATTAAGTCTGCATTTAAGCCACTTAATCAAACAGAGATTAGTTTTATAGATAAAATTGAAAATGAAGATGGAACAATATCTAAAGATAATATTCAATCTATAATAAAGCGAGGTGAATTTTATAAAAACTTTATTCTTAATTCAACTTCTCATGATGATAGTAATGCAGAAATCTATAAAGCAGAGTGTGAGAATGCAATTAAGATTTTAAAATATATAAATTTAATTATTAATAATTTAAAAGGTACAAAATATGAATAA
- a CDS encoding DUF262 domain-containing protein: MALQLNAEQKYILKIFGDRTKYIIPPYQRAYSWTESECDKLFEDLKTAFYINKTEGCFLGNIILTTSVRDEYEVIDGQQRLTTLIMFLKVLFAFDQNNRKLKNTIWILDDRTDAVIEQRVKTNIFIEKDSLSFNEVLNENYEYEKLLNKNEKKDKFKTNIQFFYKKIKEFVYQDGNDIKDFIDFILYDVSLLPIFTEGEDTAKARDKALKIFETMNNRGIPLDDTDIFKSNLYYMANRKNDTDKFIELWKTFDERCDALDESKENKLKLRVFRIYSHLARGLKGIRGSEIGLRDFFEKMEYSQFKNKSYYEIMEDLNSIVDAVEFFEKRKKQAGDELAKWFQLIDLYTNSYPKDTIIIYLVENDLNDELMTINFSKFLVRQSYSKGSTAQIKYDMYDLIVKIVHKELDNSFEINFNLPNLFGKLDKGFGLLGVYLNPKQLSVYPFNFIKTKDIIYCSDESDYDIGKILPIDLTKKEIDNKSSNFLDVNLLLNNRNNDDKLSENLNIQRIQDLTARYEQFFKGEK, from the coding sequence ATGGCTTTACAATTAAATGCAGAACAAAAATATATATTAAAAATTTTTGGAGATAGAACTAAATATATTATTCCTCCTTATCAAAGAGCTTATTCTTGGACAGAAAGTGAATGCGATAAATTATTTGAAGATTTAAAAACAGCTTTTTATATAAATAAAACTGAAGGGTGTTTTCTGGGTAATATTATTTTAACTACATCTGTTAGAGATGAGTATGAAGTAATAGATGGACAACAAAGACTTACAACTTTAATCATGTTTTTAAAAGTTTTGTTTGCGTTTGATCAAAATAATAGAAAATTAAAAAATACTATTTGGATACTTGATGATAGAACCGATGCTGTTATAGAACAAAGGGTTAAAACAAATATTTTCATTGAAAAAGATTCTTTATCTTTCAATGAAGTTCTTAATGAAAATTATGAATATGAAAAGCTACTAAATAAAAATGAAAAGAAAGATAAATTTAAAACTAATATTCAGTTTTTTTATAAAAAAATAAAAGAATTTGTTTATCAAGATGGAAATGACATAAAAGATTTTATTGATTTTATTCTTTATGATGTTTCTTTATTACCAATATTTACAGAAGGTGAAGATACAGCAAAAGCAAGAGATAAAGCATTAAAAATATTTGAAACGATGAATAATAGAGGTATTCCTCTTGATGATACTGATATTTTTAAATCAAATCTTTACTATATGGCAAATCGTAAAAATGATACAGATAAATTTATAGAATTATGGAAAACTTTTGATGAAAGATGTGATGCACTTGATGAGTCAAAAGAAAATAAATTGAAATTGAGAGTTTTTAGGATTTATTCACATTTGGCAAGAGGTTTAAAAGGCATTAGAGGTTCTGAAATAGGACTTCGTGATTTTTTTGAAAAAATGGAATATTCACAATTTAAAAATAAATCTTATTATGAAATAATGGAAGATTTAAATAGTATTGTTGATGCAGTTGAATTTTTTGAAAAAAGAAAAAAACAAGCAGGAGATGAACTTGCAAAATGGTTTCAGCTTATAGATTTATATACAAATTCTTATCCTAAAGATACAATAATAATATATCTTGTAGAAAATGATTTAAATGATGAATTAATGACAATAAATTTTTCAAAATTTCTTGTCCGACAATCTTATTCTAAAGGTTCTACTGCACAAATTAAATATGATATGTATGATTTAATAGTAAAAATTGTTCATAAAGAATTGGATAATTCTTTTGAAATAAATTTTAATTTACCAAATTTATTTGGAAAATTAGATAAAGGTTTTGGACTTTTAGGTGTATATCTTAATCCTAAACAGTTATCTGTTTATCCATTTAATTTTATAAAAACAAAAGATATTATTTATTGTTCTGATGAATCAGATTATGATATTGGTAAGATATTACCTATAGATTTAACAAAAAAAGAAATAGATAATAAAAGTTCAAATTTTCTTGATGTGAATTTATTGTTAAATAATAGAAATAATGATGATAAATTAAGTGAAAATTTGAATATTCAAAGAATTCAAGATTTAACAGCACGATATGAACAATTTTTCAAAGGTGAGAAATGA
- a CDS encoding vWA domain-containing protein — protein METTYYKDIFEKIRISFLFNHPFLSVLALSINSEFKGNMNSAFLTDGFKITIDTEKLTKYSRDEITYLYAHTLLHIVLKHPYRQKTRDRHTWNQACDVVINNILTTFENVGTRPADEILDVTLKDKCVEEVYEILYKKKKEELSKTTPDKNGKIESNTYDKSKLDLDEVLTKSEKVNQEKLDGIIIQALSLAKKSSNLYEGMSIEIDTLIKPEIDLHDVLKEYLISSFFEKQISYERPNKRFIDRGIYMPGTKKLNDNLNIFVALDSSSSVSLDEYKKFLGIISEIAESFYEYKIDILPFDLKVRNEYIISFDSFNPLSSKELLIPKSNGGTNFDELLNYLKKSSEVRNDSLLIALTDGEFDISESLLCNTLFIISNKKNLRKFEQYGRVIQFNI, from the coding sequence ATGGAGACTACATATTATAAAGATATTTTTGAGAAAATTAGGATAAGTTTTTTATTTAACCATCCTTTTTTATCAGTTTTAGCTTTAAGTATAAATAGTGAGTTTAAAGGGAATATGAATAGTGCTTTTTTAACAGATGGTTTTAAAATCACAATTGATACAGAAAAATTAACAAAATATTCGAGGGATGAGATTACATATTTATATGCTCACACTTTGCTTCATATTGTTTTAAAACATCCATATAGACAAAAAACAAGAGATAGACATACTTGGAATCAAGCTTGTGATGTGGTAATAAACAATATCTTAACTACTTTTGAAAATGTGGGAACAAGACCAGCTGATGAGATACTTGATGTAACTTTAAAAGATAAGTGTGTTGAAGAGGTTTATGAGATTTTATATAAAAAGAAAAAAGAGGAGTTAAGTAAAACAACTCCTGATAAAAATGGAAAGATAGAATCAAATACTTATGATAAATCAAAACTGGATTTAGATGAGGTTTTAACAAAAAGCGAAAAAGTAAACCAAGAGAAACTAGATGGAATAATAATCCAAGCTTTAAGTCTTGCAAAAAAATCATCAAATTTATATGAGGGAATGAGTATAGAAATAGATACATTAATAAAACCAGAGATAGATTTACATGATGTGTTAAAAGAGTATTTAATAAGTTCATTTTTTGAAAAACAAATCTCTTATGAAAGACCCAATAAAAGATTTATAGATAGAGGCATTTATATGCCAGGAACTAAAAAATTAAATGATAACCTTAATATTTTTGTAGCACTTGATAGTTCATCTAGTGTTAGCCTTGATGAGTATAAAAAGTTTTTGGGAATCATAAGTGAAATTGCTGAGAGTTTTTATGAGTATAAAATAGATATTTTACCCTTTGATTTAAAAGTTAGAAATGAATATATCATTAGTTTTGATAGCTTTAATCCATTGAGTAGTAAAGAGTTATTAATTCCCAAATCAAATGGTGGAACAAACTTTGATGAGCTATTAAATTATTTAAAAAAATCTAGTGAAGTAAGAAATGATAGTTTACTTATTGCTCTAACAGATGGAGAGTTTGATATAAGTGAGTCACTACTATGTAATACGCTTTTTATAATAAGCAATAAAAAAAATCTAAGAAAGTTTGAGCAATATGGAAGAGTTATTCAATTTAACATATAA
- a CDS encoding ATP-binding protein: protein MVTPSIGTIELYKQLQILLKSDMPVFIHGSPGIGKSYIVNDIAKKNNLELVDVRLSQLDAVDLRGIPTITNNQTVWMPPVFLPLDQNSSGILFLDELNSASLSVQAAIYQLVLDRKIGEYSLPRNWKIVCAGNKINDKGIVFKLPSPLVNRMVHLLLEAKYDDFKNWAILNGIHSYILGFLGFRPDLLSSEVPNATETNPAFCTPRAWSMMSNILKTESNVNLISPIIYGTVGYAAAVEFISFIKVYKTLPNIDDILNGTCEIIPSEPSALYALCSAVIEKYENTNQAINIFAYSKSLPVEFAVMLIKDLIVKDENIALLDEFDKWMEKYGDYIL from the coding sequence ATGGTAACTCCTTCAATTGGAACAATAGAACTATACAAACAACTTCAAATATTACTAAAAAGTGATATGCCAGTTTTTATTCATGGAAGTCCAGGAATTGGAAAATCTTATATTGTAAATGATATTGCAAAAAAGAATAATTTAGAGTTAGTAGATGTAAGACTTTCTCAACTTGATGCGGTTGATTTAAGAGGAATTCCTACAATTACAAATAATCAAACAGTTTGGATGCCACCAGTTTTTTTGCCTTTAGACCAAAATTCATCGGGTATTCTTTTTTTAGATGAGTTAAACTCAGCTTCTTTGTCTGTTCAAGCAGCAATATATCAGCTTGTTCTTGATAGAAAAATAGGGGAGTATTCACTTCCTCGAAATTGGAAAATAGTGTGTGCTGGAAATAAGATAAATGATAAAGGAATTGTTTTTAAACTTCCTAGTCCACTTGTAAATAGAATGGTTCATTTGCTTTTAGAAGCAAAATATGATGATTTTAAAAATTGGGCTATTTTAAATGGGATTCATTCATATATTTTAGGATTTTTAGGATTTAGACCAGATTTATTAAGTAGTGAAGTTCCAAATGCAACTGAAACAAATCCAGCTTTTTGCACACCAAGGGCTTGGAGTATGATGTCAAATATTCTAAAAACAGAGAGTAATGTTAATCTTATTTCTCCAATTATTTATGGAACTGTGGGGTATGCAGCTGCTGTTGAATTTATTTCATTTATAAAAGTTTATAAGACTCTGCCAAATATTGATGATATTTTAAATGGTACTTGTGAAATTATTCCTAGTGAACCAAGTGCTTTATACGCTTTATGTTCAGCGGTAATTGAAAAATATGAAAATACAAATCAAGCTATAAATATCTTTGCTTATAGTAAAAGTTTACCAGTAGAGTTTGCTGTTATGCTAATAAAAGATTTAATAGTAAAAGACGAAAACATAGCACTCTTAGATGAGTTTGATAAATGGATGGAGAAGTATGGAGACTACATATTATAA